Proteins found in one Mycteria americana isolate JAX WOST 10 ecotype Jacksonville Zoo and Gardens chromosome 8, USCA_MyAme_1.0, whole genome shotgun sequence genomic segment:
- the N4BP3 gene encoding NEDD4-binding protein 3 has protein sequence MAAAQGPVTCEPDTRVLGTYLSSEPVGVVGSMGSVGSLVEKQDLSPLELRAPLGGSRGLRQPDGLLRKGPSQRELFGYLHGAKKETRLERKHQTSGACYKRDYESDRENRSPERCSREHHRGADFSKSSLPERGRFDKCRIRPSAFKAVAGKGLVSMQGLSSSKGQKLSKSNGSLHTLLSQSSTAASQHGPLRTHLLHAISLDEASDSSHNSIQSFPSYGSRLKPAQSQFSASMGHINHIGGSLDRVSRSPRDPLAPEKVPLSCKSMATLSRLQSPGEPPPPYEFTYSLEDAVKQLEDRLQETGGELRQLKRSLSETEDPFTQAFEDKQRLWLDELEDLKQMYMARLQQVTQQAQRGQRALQLQLYKAQQEKKRLQEELSMQQCQCEESKLRQPQGERGSPKLEETKWEVCQKAAEISLLKQQLRDTQEEMAQKLGEIFSLKTQLREAKAEVQARDSQLAQLADSFQSPTEPGASLPLGDDPMPVCQDFPGCETDDSKCRGLHSDTAEPLERQVEWLWAELLRERRQGQLQAVNFELERKTWQEEKEKVLRYQRELQASYMEMYHRSQALERELRQLRSEPRDVGADSPWIERVESSKI, from the exons ATGGCAGCAGCACAGGGTCCTGTGACCTGTGAGCCCGACACCCGTGTCCTCGGCACCTACCTCTCCTCAGAGCCTGTCGGTGTCGTCGGCAGCATGGGCAGCGTGGGCAGCCTGGTGGAGAAGCAGGATCTGTCCCCCCTGGAGCTGCGGGCCCCGCTGGGGGGCTCACGGGGGCTTCGGCAGCCCGACGGCTTGCTGCGGAAGGGGCCGAGCCAGCGGGAGCTCTTTGGCTACCTGCACGGGGCCAAGAAGGAGACACGGTTGGAGCGGAAGCACCAGACGTCAGGCGCCTGCTACAAGCGGGACTATGAGAGTGACCGTGAGAACCGGTCCCCCGAGCGCTGCTCCCGGGAGCATCACCGTGGGGCCGACTTCTCCAAGAGCTCCCTGCCCGAGAGGGGCCGCTTTGACAAG TGCCGTATCAGGCCCTCGGCCTTCAAGGCGGtagctgggaaggggctggtcTCCATGCAGGGCCTGTCCTCGTCCAAGGGGCAGAAGCTGTCCAAGAGCAATGGGAGCCTGCACACGCTGCTGTCGCAGAGCAGCACAGCGGCCTCGCAGCACGGCCCGCTCCGCACCCACCTGCTCCACGCCATCAGCCTGGATGAGGCCTCCGACTCCAGCCACAACTCCATCCAGAGCTTCCCTTCCTATGGCTCCCGCCTCAAGCCTGCCCAGAGCCAGTTCAGCGCCTCCATGGGCCACATCAACCACATCGGGGGCTCCTTGGACAGGGTCTCCCggagccccagggaccccctggcCCCTGAGAAGGTGCCCCTGTCTTGCAAAAGCATGGCCACGCTGAGCCGGCTGcagagccccggggagcccccgccaCCCTACGAGTTCACCTACTCGCTGGAGGATGCGGTAAAGCAGCTGGAGGACCGGCTGCAGGAGACAGGAGGAGAGCTGCGGCAGCTCAAGAGGAGCCTTAGCGAGACTGAAGACCCCTTCACGCAG GCGTTTGAGGACAAGCAGCGGCTGTGGCTGGACGAGCTGGAGGATCTGAAGCAGATGTACATGGCCCGGCTGCAGCAGGTGACGCAGCAGGCGCAGCGTGGGCAGCGGgcgctgcagctgcagctctacAAGGCGCAGCAGGAGAAGAagcggctgcaggaggagctgagcATGCAGCAGTGCCAGTGTGAGGAGTCCAAGCTCCGGCAGCCCCAGGGCGagcgcggcagccccaagctggaGGAGACCAAGTGGGAG GTGTGCCAGAAGGCAGCGGAGATctccctgctgaagcagcagctccgGGACACCCAGGAGGAGATGGCTCAGAAGCTGGGCGAGATCTTCAGCCTGAAGACGCAGCTGCGGGAGGCCAAGGCGGAGGTCCAGGCCAGGGACTCCCAGCTGGCACAACTGGCAGACTCCTTCCAGAGCCCCACAGAACCTGGCGCCTCGCTGCCGCTGGGCGATGACCCCATGCCGGTGTGCCAGGACTTCCCTGGCTGCGAAACTGATGACTCCAAGTGCCGGGGCCTTCACAGCGACACGGCGGAGCCCCTGGAGCGGCAGGTGGAGtggctgtgggcagagctgctccggGAGCGGCGCCAGGGccagctgcaggctgtgaactttgagctggagaggaaaacctggcaggaggagaaggagaaggtgctGCGGTACCAGCGGGAGCTCCAGGCCAGCTACATGGAGATGTACCACCGGAGCCAGGCGCTGGAGCGGGAGCTGCGGCAGCTGCGGTCAGAGCCCAGGGACGTCGGGGCCGACTCACCGTGGATCGAGCGGGTGGAGTCCTCAAAGATCTGA